One region of Schistocerca gregaria isolate iqSchGreg1 chromosome 7, iqSchGreg1.2, whole genome shotgun sequence genomic DNA includes:
- the LOC126281678 gene encoding myogenesis-regulating glycosidase-like — MEKVTEVAALLLVLLVTSAATDFQTRLDESSNRLVITTTKDGQDVEVGYVTVEDTTGSRKLCSDPESDDNCLPFPEPTITTHRQGRALVCATSKTEAEGSGVIIWSCVDHLGSHIYGGPEQYNQTWLIEDNVYSDYSYVSKEQDNVGVAERYWLFSDGRYVYIPPYVPLFVEQNTNTSKDQLCFFAENKPPYPVDRSETVLEFTVCYYENARVAHEEAIKEYFDKPLGIPDERMTTHPIWSTWARYKRDINDTTVRQFANEIVEHGFSNSQIEIDDKWETCYGSLTFDPNKFPDVRALVDDLHAMGFRVTLWVHPFINSDCEPRYSRALEEGWFVSDSEGSTNTSWWNGEGGIIDFNSVAAAGQWSCMLWKIKTETGIDSFKFDAGETSWLPELPVLRPTETNPVQYSMDYVQTAAQFGAMVEVRVGQHSQQFPYYVRMLDKDSRWGLDNGLASLVTTLLQMNMVGYPFVLPDMVGGNGYGSDVLTKELFIRWLQATVFMPAIQFSYVPWDFDDETVELSRQLVALHAQYAPRIVELMRKAADDGSPVNPPIWWVDPTDDTALAINSEFLLGEDLLVAPVLEEGAASRDIYLPRGNWRDEADPKHPVIEGPVWLTNYSAPLSVLPYFTRASGLPDATGGSSQIRLFTPATGSSWASSTVLLYVSSLAFRRLLT; from the exons ATGGCCAAGATGTTGAAGTCGGCTATGTCACAGTTGAAGACACCACGGGCTCTCGCAAACTGTGCTCTGACCCTGAGTCTGATGATAACTGTCTACCATTCCCCGAGCCAACAATCACCACACATCGTCAAGGTCGAGCCCTCGTTTGTGCCACATCAAAGACGGAAGCGGAGGGTAGTGGAGTCATTATTTGGAGCTGTGTCGaccatttgggcagccatatctatGGAGGACCCGAGCAGTACAATCAGACCTGGCTAATAGAGGACAATGTGTACAGCGATTACTCGTACGTCAGCAAAGAGCAAGACAACGTCGGCGTGGCCGAGCGTTACTGGCTCTTCTCCGATGGCCGGTACGTTTAcattcctccatatgtgcctcTTTTCGTAGAACAGAATACAAACACGTCGAAAGATCAACTATGTTTCTTTGCGGAGAACAAGCCACCTTACCCAGTTGATCGGTCAGAGACTGTTCTGGAGTTCACAGTCTGCTACTACGAAAATGCAAGGGTAGCACACGAAGAGGCCATCAAAGAATACTTCGATAAACCCCTAGGCATTCCAGATGAGCGCATGACCACGCATCCCATATGGTCGACGTGGGCGCGTTACAAGAGAGACATCAACGACACGACAGTGAGGCAGTTCGCCAACGAGATAGTCGAACACGGCTTCAGCAACAGCCAGATTGAGATAGACGACAAGTGGGAGACTTGCTACGGCAGCCTCACGTTCGACCCCAACAAGTTCCCTGACGTCAGAGCGCTCGTGGACGACCTGCACGCAATGGGGTTCCGTGTCACGCTGTGGGTGCACCCGTTCATCAACTCTGACTGCGAACCGCGGTACTCGAGGGCGCTGGAGGAGGGCTGGTTTGTCAGTGACTCCGAGGGCAGCACCAACACCAGCTGGTGGAATGGCGAGGGCGGCATCATCGACTTCAACAGCGTTGCAGCTGCGGGCCAATGGTCCTGCATGCTCTGG AAAATCAAGACTGAGACGGGAATCGACTCGTTCAAGTTCGACGCCGGCGAGACCAGCTGGCTACCAGAGCTTCCCGTACTGAGGCCCACGGAGACGAACCCCGTGCAGTACTCTATGGACTACGTGCAGACCGCCGCCCAGTTTGGGGCGATGGTAGAGGTTCGCGTCGGCCAACACAGCCAGCAGTTTCCGTACTACGTCCGCATGCTCGACAAGGACAGCAGGTGGGGCTTGGACAACGGCCTGGCCTCGCTGGTGACGACGCTGCTGCAGATGAACATGGTGGGCTACCCCTTCGTCCTGCCAGACATGGTGGGCGGCAACGGCTACGGTAGTGATGTCCTCACCAAGGAGCTCTTCATACGCTGGCTGCAGGCCACCGTATTCATGCCGGCCATTCAGTTCTCGTACGTGCCCTGGGACTTTGACGACGAG ACGGTGGAGCTTAGCCGTCAGCTGGTAGCACTGCACGCACAGTACGCCCCGCGCATCGTGGAGCTGATGAGGAAGGCGGCAGATGATGGCAGCCCTGTCAACCCTCCAATCTGGTGGGTCGACCCCACCGACGACACGGCCCTCGCCATAAACTCAG AGTTCCTGCTGGGAGAGGACCTGTTGGTGGCGCCGGTGCTGGAGGAGGGCGCAGCCAGCCGTGACATCTACCTGCCCAGGGGCAACTGGAGGGACGAGGCGGACCCAAAACACCCAGTCATAGAGGGCCCCGTCTGGCTCACCAACTACTCCGCTCCACTCAGCGTCCTGCCTTACTTCACCCGAGCCTCTG GTCTCCCTGACGCCACTGGAGGTTCCTCACAGATTCGACTGTTCACTCCTGCAACAGGTTCCAGTTGGGCAAGCAGTACTGTACTTTTGTACGTTTCTTCACTTGCCTTCCGCCGATTGCTTACATAA